In Nerophis ophidion isolate RoL-2023_Sa linkage group LG12, RoL_Noph_v1.0, whole genome shotgun sequence, a single window of DNA contains:
- the LOC133563649 gene encoding rhombotin-2, translated as MSSTIERKTLEANEEPVDEVLQMPPSLLTCGGCQQSIGDRFFLKAVEQYWHEDCLSCDLCGCRLGEVGRRLYYKLGRKLCRRDYLRLFGQDGLCASCEKRIRAFEMTMRVRDKVYHLECFKCAACQKHFCVGDRYLLINSDIVCEQDIFEWTKLNNNNMV; from the exons ATGTCTTCCACCATCGAGAGGAAGACGCTGGAAGCTAACGA GGAGCCGGTGGATGAGGTCCTGCAGATGCCGCCTTCTTTGCTGACGTGCGGCGGCTGCCAGCAGAGTATCGGCGACCGCTTCTTCCTGAAGGCCGTGGAGCAGTACTGGCACGAGGACTGCCTCAGCTGTGACCTCTGCGGATGTCGCCTCGGGGAGGTGGGCCGCCGGCTCTACTACAAGCTGGGGAGGAAATTATGCCGCAGAGATTACCTCAG GCTTTTTGGGCAGGACGGCCTGTGCGCTTCCTGCGAGAAGAGGATAAGAGCCTTTGAGATGACCATGCGTGTGAGGGACAAGGTCTACCACCTAGAATGCTTCAAGTGCGCTGCCTGCCAGAAGCATTTCTGCGTGGGAGACCGCTACTTGCTCATCAACTCAGACATCGTCTGCGAGCAGGACATCTTTGAATGGACtaaactcaacaacaacaacatggtgtAG